The following proteins come from a genomic window of Yinghuangia sp. ASG 101:
- a CDS encoding phosphotransferase family protein, which produces MPIRQPWDALPCSVRRAIETEIGAVTSVKQPARGQNSEFSATLRTQQNGAHFVKGVRVDRPYSWSHRNEAAVGPYLPPGIAPTLHWEIENDGWLMLGFELAPGVHPDLSPGSPHLLRVRDLVITIGEELTPCPGAAKHALAERWAEAPGWAELRDRRPGDLDPWALDHAEALAEIEAYVSFEGDTLAHVDLHPGNILVGEDRSVAVDWAWSARGPVWLDPAYLVIRLINAGHSPQQAETWAQDIPAFSAAPDDVLTAFAVRLSGMWECIARSPKARSHARQLADAARQWARHRLTGPARCRPARLGRRDDRPDLSKVRKVYRFHSANDSNGRRDASCLDS; this is translated from the coding sequence GGGCCGTGACCTCGGTGAAGCAGCCCGCACGGGGGCAGAACTCCGAGTTCTCTGCCACGTTGCGCACCCAGCAGAACGGCGCGCACTTCGTCAAAGGCGTCCGTGTCGACCGCCCCTACTCATGGAGCCATCGAAACGAAGCAGCCGTCGGCCCCTACCTCCCGCCCGGGATCGCACCCACGCTGCACTGGGAGATCGAAAACGACGGGTGGCTCATGCTCGGATTCGAACTCGCCCCCGGCGTGCACCCCGATCTGTCACCGGGGTCACCGCATCTCCTACGCGTCCGCGACTTGGTCATCACGATCGGCGAGGAATTGACCCCCTGCCCCGGGGCCGCGAAACATGCGCTTGCCGAACGCTGGGCCGAAGCACCGGGCTGGGCCGAGCTCCGAGACCGGCGGCCCGGCGACCTGGACCCGTGGGCGCTCGACCATGCGGAGGCCCTGGCGGAGATCGAAGCCTACGTCTCCTTTGAGGGCGACACGCTCGCACATGTCGACCTGCATCCCGGCAACATCCTCGTCGGCGAAGACCGCTCGGTTGCGGTCGACTGGGCGTGGTCGGCCCGCGGACCGGTGTGGCTCGACCCGGCCTACCTCGTCATCCGCCTCATCAATGCGGGCCACAGCCCCCAACAGGCGGAGACCTGGGCCCAGGACATCCCGGCCTTCTCCGCAGCACCGGACGACGTGCTCACCGCATTCGCCGTCCGACTGTCCGGCATGTGGGAATGCATCGCCCGCTCCCCGAAAGCCCGCAGCCACGCCCGCCAACTCGCCGACGCAGCCCGGCAATGGGCCCGCCACAGATTGACCGGGCCCGCCCGCTGCCGACCCGCCCGACTCGGTAGGAGAGACGACCGGCCGGACCTGTCGAAGGTTCGCAAGGTGTATCGATTCCACTCCGCGAACGATTCGAACGGACGACGTGACGCCTCTTGCCTCGACTCGTAA